The Coregonus clupeaformis isolate EN_2021a unplaced genomic scaffold, ASM2061545v1 scaf1595, whole genome shotgun sequence genome has a window encoding:
- the LOC123487278 gene encoding chymotrypsin A-like, whose product MNCLLILSCLAFAGAAYGCGSPAIQPVVSGYARIVNGEEAVPGSWPWQVSLQDYTGFHFCGGSLINENWVVTAAHCSVKTSHRVILGEHDRSSNAEDIQTINVGQVFKHPKYNGFTINNDITLIKLATPAVLGTRVSPVCVAETNDDFAGGMTCVTSGWGLTRYNAPDTPALLQQAALPLLTKAQCQKFWGSKITDLMICAGADGASSCMGDSGGPLVCEKAGAWTLVGIVSWGSGTCTPHHARSVRRVTELRSYIDQTIASN is encoded by the exons ATGAACTGTCTACTGATCCTCTCCTGCCTTGCCTTCGCCGGCGCAGCCTACG GCTGTGGCTCCCCAGCAATCCAGCCTGTGGTGTCTGGTTACGCCCGCATCGTCAACGGTGAGGAGGCTGTGCCCGGCTCCTGGCCCTGGCAGGTGTCCCTCCAGGACTACACTGGATTCCACTTCTGCGGCGGCTCTCTGATCAACGAGAACTGGGTTGTGACAGCCGCCCACTGCAGCGTGAA GACCTCTCACCGTGTGATCCTGGGAGAGCACGATCGCTCGTCCAACGCTGAGGACATCCAGACCATCAACGTTGGCCAG GTGTTCAAGCACCCCAAGTACAACGGCTTCACGATCAACAACGACATCACCCTGATCAAGCTGGCCACCCCCGCCGTCCTGGGAACCCGTGTGTCCCCCGTGTGCGTCGCTGAGACCAACGATGACTTCGCCGGTGGCATGACGTGTGTGACCTCCGGCTGGGGTCTGACCCGCTACAACG CTCCCGACACCCCCGCCCTGCTGCAGCAGGCTGCTCTTCCCCTGCTGACCAAGGCTCAGTGCCAGAAGTTCTGGGGCTCCAAGATCACCGACCTCATGATCTGCGCTGGAGCCGATGGCGCCTCTTCCTGCATG GGTGACTCTGGTGGCCCCCTGGTCTGTGAGAAGGCTGGTGCCTGGACCCTGGTCGGTATTGTGTCCTGGGGCAGTGGTACCTGCACCCCCCACCATGCCCGGAGTGTACGCCGCGTCACCGAGCTCCGCTCCTACATCGACCAGACCATCGCCTCCAACTAA